The Denitrificimonas caeni genome has a segment encoding these proteins:
- a CDS encoding ATP-binding protein: MSLRNRLLLILGGTFIVLWSLAALWLLGDLRREVTVALDERLASSARMVAGLLEQLPQPLPANQSSPLSAIELGLQSGLVCQVRSLRGEVIVHTPNTPEATLAEHGVGFHDVSIGDERWRSFTLKRQHLWVTTADRIGERETLQSAILIAAALPVALALLGSLVLIWFGIGRGLSPLQTLRSVLEKRDAGDLQPVYVARLPKDLQPLVATLNQLFARIAAALERERRFTNDAAHELRTPLTAVKTHLQVAQMSSGDIAAHALQQAETAVERMQSGLEQLLLLARVESAQCFDQTGQVSAQNLARHALADLIAVPGNERIEVNNQLSEDVLIAVPESLAVASLRNLLDNALRYSPELSCVELYMGLEDKYLLLRVRDSGKGLSAAHIEQAKQRFWRTASTQSGSGLGLAIVQAVTERYGGELHLQAAPSGGLDALLYLPLSQP; the protein is encoded by the coding sequence GTGAGTCTACGTAATCGATTACTGCTTATTTTAGGTGGCACTTTTATTGTATTGTGGAGCTTGGCCGCGTTGTGGTTATTGGGTGATTTGCGCCGTGAAGTCACTGTGGCTTTGGATGAGCGTTTAGCCTCTTCTGCGCGTATGGTGGCCGGTCTGTTAGAACAATTACCGCAGCCGCTACCGGCTAATCAGTCAAGCCCACTCAGCGCCATAGAATTGGGTTTGCAAAGCGGTTTGGTCTGCCAAGTGCGCTCTCTGCGCGGTGAAGTGATTGTGCATACACCCAATACACCAGAGGCAACTTTAGCCGAGCACGGGGTGGGTTTTCATGATGTCAGTATTGGTGATGAGCGTTGGCGTAGTTTTACCTTAAAGCGTCAACATTTATGGGTCACCACCGCAGATCGTATTGGTGAGCGTGAAACCCTTCAGTCAGCTATTTTAATTGCCGCTGCCCTCCCCGTAGCCTTGGCTTTGCTGGGTAGTTTAGTGCTGATTTGGTTTGGAATTGGACGCGGCTTATCACCCTTACAGACTTTACGATCTGTGCTAGAAAAGCGCGATGCTGGGGATTTACAGCCAGTGTATGTGGCGCGCCTGCCAAAAGACTTACAACCCTTGGTGGCAACCCTTAATCAGTTATTTGCCCGTATTGCAGCTGCGTTGGAACGGGAAAGACGTTTTACTAATGACGCTGCCCACGAGTTACGCACGCCTTTAACAGCGGTTAAAACCCATTTGCAAGTTGCCCAAATGAGCTCTGGAGATATTGCCGCCCATGCGTTGCAGCAAGCAGAAACCGCGGTTGAGCGCATGCAAAGTGGTTTAGAGCAGTTACTGCTATTGGCACGGGTGGAAAGTGCACAGTGCTTTGATCAGACTGGCCAAGTGAGTGCACAAAATTTAGCGCGGCATGCTTTGGCTGATCTGATTGCAGTGCCGGGCAATGAGCGTATTGAGGTCAATAATCAGCTCAGTGAAGATGTATTGATTGCCGTACCTGAGTCCTTGGCGGTGGCATCACTGCGTAACCTTTTGGACAATGCTTTGCGCTACAGTCCAGAGTTAAGCTGCGTGGAGCTGTATATGGGGCTTGAGGATAAATACTTACTGTTGCGTGTGCGTGACTCAGGTAAGGGCTTGAGTGCAGCGCATATTGAGCAAGCTAAGCAAAGATTTTGGCGCACCGCCAGCACGCAAAGTGGCAGTGGTTTGGGGTTGGCCATTGTCCAAGCGGTGACTGAGCGTTACGGTGGTGAACTGCATTTGCAGGCAGCCCCCAGCGGTGGTTTAGATGCGCTCTTGTATTTGCCGCTCAGCCAGCCTTAG